CTCCTTGAGCTGCCTTTCTGTATGAAATGTACTGCACAAGTAAACCTGACTTACTTTGGTTTGTATACCACTAGTAATTAGTTTACAACCACATCACTCTTGGCATGACAATTCAAATAGTTTGAGCAATAGGACAAACTCTTATGAGAAAAATTACTCTTTACACTGTATTGTACCTGAATTGATTTACTGTCCAAAAGCATGCAACTGGCACATATGTCTTCCCTGCACAGTTATTTTCAGACATGCTCGACTGCATATCCCTGTGAAGCTGCGGGGAAAATGAACTTTAATGTGACTAATGTTCAAATGACATGGGTGCAAGTTATTCACCAGTAATAGAAACGGAATATAGTGCTGCCATGTGCTGTATTAAGGTGTCGATATACTGTGTTTACAGTGTCTTACCTGtttaaactgtgtgtgtgcatgattAATGTGTTGTAACAAAAACATCAGCTATACTTTGAAGCTGTGAATCTTGTTCCTCACCTGCCTCATCTTGTGAAGAAGCAGCAGacatttctcctactccagcagcaGGACATGACTAACTTCTTAGTCCAGCTGGAATACACTGATATGGTGCTTGTCATGGTAATCGAGCACAAGAATGAACAAATCAGCTCAGTGTATTACATCGTACCCAGCTCAGATTTCTGACTTCCAATTCTAACAGACAGCAGGATTATTGAGGTAGTCCAATGGTGCCACCTTGCCACCCTGTGCTCCATGTATTTGCGTCATGATGATGAAGCCATTAATTCATGTTCTacatctctggaaagcgcctagagacaacttttgttgtattagacgcaatacaaataaaatggcaCAAATATGTAAGAATTGCTGTTGCACAGCTTAAACAAATGAAAACTtctggaagaagaaaaacaaatgaaaattgTTTGATAGCAGGAATGGTGAAAACATAGTGCAACCTGTTTTATAGCTTATGATCTTCTAGTCATGCTCTTGTGTGTGACAAATCTCCCTGAAACCACACTCCAAACCACACCCTGCAGGTCTGCTGGTGTCAGAAAGCAAAAACTCTTGAGTTCCATGATCTGGCCTCTGAACGATAACACCGAGGCTTCAACATGCACTCTCAAAATATATATAACCCAGAACACATGGTGATGATTTACTTTTTCTTCATTACTTCAACTTTAGCAAACTTTGAAGCAGTGCTGTAAATTAACAAGAATAATGAGCTGAATCAACATATATTGGGCTATCTATGCAGATCCAAAACCAATATACAatattttacagttttaaaaTGACTGGTCAGCTTGTATTAACCAGACTCTGGTCTAGTATTCAGCAGTGATGTGTACTCTGCCATGTTTGCCAGGAAGTTCAGCAGGTATTGTCAACCGCGGTGTTCGGTTTCTACTGTTGACATGTCTACAATGCTTAATATCTGCTTGTGCTGATACTTGTTTTCCTCAACAGTGGCAGGATGGTGTGACAAGTGGACGGAGACCTCCAGAGGGATTGTTGTTGGTTGCACAACACACTGAGGCAGACCATGGCTTCCATGCCCCTCCTGTTCCTGGCTctcctcttctccttcttctgtTTTTCATATGCTCAGACTGTCAttggctcctcctcctccttctctcgtATGGACCTGGCCAGCAATTCTTCACCTGCTCCAACCAAACACGCTATTCGATTCGGGCCCTCTTTACCCCCCACTAGGCGCACTGATGTTCCCGTCAGAGCTACTATATTGGATAGACTAACAACAATAAATGCAGTTGAACACGGGCAAAGAATTACACCTTTCCATCCCTTTTTGTTATCAACCCCTTCTACACAGAGTCTTAAACAGCCATCGTCAACTCAGCCAACAGCCCTCAGGCCAAGGACTGACATGGCTAGTTTAGGGGCTAGGAGGGACTTCAGAAGGGGAAATGCGGCCAGCAAAGGCCCAACGGCTGAGCCTGCAGATGGTACGCCAGTGATATCAGGCAATCCAGAGGAGGAATTGGGCATAGAGACAGAGGACACCGATTCACAAGGATGGGGATCAGGTAGAACTTCTGCTGAAGCATTTATGATGGATGAATCACCCGGTCCACTGCCAACTGTTGGTGATGAAATTGCACAGTATCAGCCACAAGCACAGACTATGATATCCAAAGTCGCTGATGTAAAAGCCCCACCACTAGAGAATCAGACCTTGAAGCCTCGTAATTTTGGGCTGACCACAACCATCACAACCAATAGGATCTCTACAGCCCTATATCCTGAGAGGCCCACTCTGTCTGCTATAGTAACACAGCAAACTCCTCAGACTGCAGACTTAACAGGTGAGAAATGTTCCCATGAATTCTTTGAGGCCATAAACGGTTGTCAAGTATCATACCATGTCACAAACCGACAATTACTTTTCAAATTTCTAGGTAAGCTACCAGCAAGCGACTCTTCCGCTGATAAAGTTCGTCCAAACCAGGACTCCGCTGCTGTGACGTCGCCCACACTCACATCAGCCATTCCTGCCTCAACTGATATTCGATCACAGACTGCACCGCCACTTGTCACGGCCCAAAACCAGACCAGTTTGCATCCAAACATTTTGACAACACAAGTGACCCACACATCTACAACAGGTGTTTTAAGTACTACGAAGGAGGCTGTTGGACCATCTTCCAAAATAACAGCTGAGAGCACCAAAACGGCACAAATAGGACAACATCCAGCAAGTCCTACAGGGCAGTCTTCAAAGACAGGTAAGAAGGGAGGATTTTGTGTTCTGTGGTGGTCCAGTTTTAAAGTTTCCTTTACTCTCTGGTCATTTACAGAAGAATTATTTGTACAGCTGGGACTTTTTCCCTGGAACTATTTGGGAAAAAATAGCTTCAAAGCAGGGAAAAAAGCTGAGATGCTTTTCCATGGAAAGTGGGGTTGTAGTTGTGTGGGACAGACATGGCTAATGACAAAAGTATGAGCAGGAGGTGAGAGGGAGGGTTTGAGAAGGTTTGGGTAAAATTGCAGCCAAGCGGAGAGATACAGGGCAAGAGGGAAAAATAGGGTCTGAAAAGGAGACTGCTGGGAATAAGGTTGAGAGTAGACGGGGTGGATGAAAGTGTGGTAGAAAGGTACAGAAAGCAGGGATGGTAATAAGAACCAGATGCAGGGAAAAAGGACTGAAGGAAAAGAGGGAGGGGAGTAAATGGAGAAGGATAAGCATGACACATGGGGCACATCAGCCATTCCCTTAGGTACCAagataataatatttttaggATTTTTGAAACATTCAATGTCTCTTTAAATAATAATTCTGGCAAGATTATTTTACAGACTGACTCTTTTTccactcagattttttttttctttttgtagttCAACCATTTTCAACTCTGAACTCTTTTCATTCAGAATCTCTTTCAATTGCATAAGCTGCAGCTGTGCTGAGTATGAAAAACAGAATATTGGACTTGCTTTATTTTCTGCCTCTTAGCTCTGTTTTTCATTAGAAGCAatgaaaaacagccttgttcATGAGACATATTTGTCTGTAGTAGCTGTTAACACGTATGCAGAAACTTTGCTTCACTTGTCatactttctcaaaactcaccaTAGACAAAGCTCCAGAGTTCTTCAGTCGACCTGATGGAGAGTATAGATGTCCAAAATGTAACTTGAACTACTACTAAACTGGATTTTAGATGGTTTCTAAATATAATTGGAGAAAATTGATGCATTCTGATTATAGTAGAGAATACGCCTGCTttcctgtatttgtgttttcgATTCAAGTAACGGTTACAATTAAATTCCAACTAAAAGAATCTGGATGGGCCCATGTGCATCACAAACTGAAATCAAAAGTAAAATAAGCTGGTTTTTGCCACTAAGCCACACAGATTTATTATTGCTCAATCAATATTAACATGGTACAgtatgtgcatgtttttggccGCATTTGGGTTTGACTCTTTAATTATGTAATGACTTCAAATACAATAGAATAGTTATTTCTATacacaattattttatttatacaattttatatacatgttttttatacatgttttttgagatagatatataatttttatttattttttttttaacacgtgAATCTGCGTGTATTTGTTTAAAGAGAAAACCTAAAGGGTAAGGGTAAAGCTTAGTGTGCCCAGCTGTGTAATGTGATCACCACATCTGGAATGTGTCTGGCTCTTGTTCCTGTCAGGGAAAAATGAGAGGAGGAAGTAAAACATAACTTTATGTAAATAAAGAAGTGTGTCTGATCCGTAGGCAGTtctcacgtgtgtgtgtgtgtgtgtgtgtgtgcgtgtgtgcgtgtgtgcgtgtgtgtgcgtgtgtgtgcgtgtgtgtgcgtgtgtgtgtgtgtgcgtgtgtgtgcgtgtgcgtgtgtgtgcgtgtgtgtgcgtgtgcgtgtgtgtgcgtgtgtgtgcgtgtgtgtgtgtgtgtgtgtgtgtgtgtgtgtgtgtgtgtgtgtgtgtgtgtgtgtgtgtgtgtgtgtgtgtgtgtgtgtgtgtgtgtgtgtgtgtgtgtgtgtgtcatatgtTTGAATGAGCCATTAAtcagtgtgtgtttttatgtcttCTGCTGCATGAATATGGGCTTCAGGCCCTCCAAGTGGCTGAAGGTTTTACAGCTGATCTTTTTTTCCACCATTTATCAGATTTAAACATTTGTGATAAAAGTTTCCAGTAATCCTTTAAGAAAGTTTACCTTGCAGCCAAGAATTTCTAAGTTCCCCTTTTTTCTAGTAAAGGCAGTTTATGGATTCGTTTTCCTACCTAAGTATTTCAACATGTTTTTGTAGCAAGTAATAATTTCATCATTTGTTTTTAATACACTTTATCCTCacatcagaatcatgtttatttggccgagtcaggtcaaacaagacagggaatttgacttggttattttcgctcactgtacagtaaatagacaaatgacagctcttattaacatatatacatttttttttttttaagtgaaaggtgcagcagtatgaagtaaacatggttattgaaaggtgcaatTTTGGGTAGTTTATAAAGCACTCAATGATTAATATGATTCTAATGCTGTTGGCTGTTTCCACGTTATTACAGGAGGATAAGAGCTTTGAATAAACACATGtctggaaaaaacaacctttaTGCCATACATAAAGGGTATTGTGTCCCAGGAGGTAGTTTTGTTGTATAAAAAGGGAAAATTTGCATCTGTTCATAGATGTCCTGTGTTATATAACAAAGATGTTCTTGTTAATTATGTAACCAAATTAAAGTAagcttgtgtgtgtatgtaacgAAAGTGACAGTTTTGGAAGTGTTCAAAACAATTCAGAGTCCAAACTGTTTAATTTCCATATCTGGTGTACAAAACATTTGAGTACATGATTAAGTATCATTACTTTTCTAAAACCTTATATAAACATTGTATAAATGTGTCAATAGTCTGAGCAGAGCTGATTTCTACAGTCAGATATACCGGTACTTAGATAGTGGTGGAGAGTTACTGCCCTCTCGTGGATCTCAGTTATACCTTGTAGATTTCCGAGTATCTCTCTTCTTCTCAGATAAATGGTATCTATAGCATCAAACTAGCAGATTTGCCTCATGTAATTGAACTTCTGAAAACCAAAACTTTGTCTGTCTTTCCTAGGGACAGCCTCCCTCCTAACCACCTTCGGTGTTCCTGTCACCCGATCAAGATTTTCCCCCACATACAAGAGTAATGTTGGTCAGAGGAACCGCTCCCTCCTCCTGGGACATCCTCAGCAAGCTCCCCACTCCACTTTTGATCCAGCCCCTTCTCCCAGCGCGAGTCCTTCCTCTAACGGCACGCTACTGTACTGGGGGGATTTGAGCCGGACTCTGGCTTTTGCCTGGGAACTGCATGTCTACGGTTCAGCaagcctcttcctcctcctgtttGCCGGAGCTGCTCTTGGCCTCACATTGTCCCCTGGAATAAACTGTCCTCATCGAGGCGCTCTTGCACTTGCCAACGCTCTACTGTTTCTGGCTGGAGGCCTAAGGTCGGCTCTGTTTTTTATTGACCCCTATGGCACAAGAAAACTCCTCCCTCGTCCTGCAGTTATAGCCCTCTACAACTTGCCTGTACACCTGCTGGTGTGGGCGCAAGCTAGCATGGCACTGCTGGCGTTGAGGGTGGCCGGAGTAAGTGTCTTACCTGCTACTCTAGAGCGTCCTCCTCTGGTTGCTGTGTTAACTGTGCTGCAGTCCACCTTGCTGTTGGCTGCTGATCTTCTTTCTCCAGCCCTGTCTCCTGTGGTTCCTGTAACATTACAGGTCCTCTCCATATGTTGGGGTCTTGCTCTCTGTTTGGGCTTTCTCTTCTATGTGTTTCCACGTATACGCTGCCCTACTATTTCACACCACGGAGTCCCTGAAGACGCCAGGAGGAAGACTTGGACAGGGAGCCAGAGAATAGGAGTCCTTCTGGGAAGAGTGCTGGCTCTGTGTGCAGTTCTTGGGGCGTTGTGCTGTGGCTTACATGTCCACGCTACCTTGTGGCTCTATGGACTGCTGGGAAATTGGACACGGTTCAACTGGGGATGGTGGCTAGTGCACTTTTGGGCCAGACTCCTTGAACTGGCCTGGGGCTTCTCACTTCTACTCCT
This is a stretch of genomic DNA from Cololabis saira isolate AMF1-May2022 chromosome 12, fColSai1.1, whole genome shotgun sequence. It encodes these proteins:
- the LOC133457050 gene encoding proline-rich transmembrane protein 3; its protein translation is MASMPLLFLALLFSFFCFSYAQTVIGSSSSFSRMDLASNSSPAPTKHAIRFGPSLPPTRRTDVPVRATILDRLTTINAVEHGQRITPFHPFLLSTPSTQSLKQPSSTQPTALRPRTDMASLGARRDFRRGNAASKGPTAEPADGTPVISGNPEEELGIETEDTDSQGWGSGRTSAEAFMMDESPGPLPTVGDEIAQYQPQAQTMISKVADVKAPPLENQTLKPRNFGLTTTITTNRISTALYPERPTLSAIVTQQTPQTADLTGKLPASDSSADKVRPNQDSAAVTSPTLTSAIPASTDIRSQTAPPLVTAQNQTSLHPNILTTQVTHTSTTGVLSTTKEAVGPSSKITAESTKTAQIGQHPASPTGQSSKTGTASLLTTFGVPVTRSRFSPTYKSNVGQRNRSLLLGHPQQAPHSTFDPAPSPSASPSSNGTLLYWGDLSRTLAFAWELHVYGSASLFLLLFAGAALGLTLSPGINCPHRGALALANALLFLAGGLRSALFFIDPYGTRKLLPRPAVIALYNLPVHLLVWAQASMALLALRVAGVSVLPATLERPPLVAVLTVLQSTLLLAADLLSPALSPVVPVTLQVLSICWGLALCLGFLFYVFPRIRCPTISHHGVPEDARRKTWTGSQRIGVLLGRVLALCAVLGALCCGLHVHATLWLYGLLGNWTRFNWGWWLVHFWARLLELAWGFSLLLLASWVFWRPAGCRGREEAGQDGRAAGDLPSPGQSVGSSQRHTCWSKIVQSLRGKPCRKSDSNGVGGGGGPGEVPNNWAGQERPGADISKSLIRNQNHEQSSAQTRCVKDSNRGRNHRGQSAERGISGSTGSLLRLQALGRPPQRSVSGSLDQDRDTSLSFCEFDLRPPSPIDLTRSIDEALHREHLIVGGSLFHPFNETSQYPSPGSGISQGPWLRRNSDPQMLSESSEAPTESSMPLGGSILSSVPSRQVTAPPTPSHPGNRWAGKEGTSVPSSVSCPVSLRPSRTSTGNLGDDGNDDTTRPFITPDSESIRGRAGKPVGSRSYLEVSRQDDSASVSSEIIDL